In Chryseobacterium gotjawalense, the following are encoded in one genomic region:
- the htpG gene encoding molecular chaperone HtpG, producing MTKGNINVSVENIFPLIKKFLYSDHEIFLRELISNATDATLKLKHLTSIGEIKTDYGQPKIEVKIDKEAKTLRIIDQGIGMTAEEVEKYINQVAFSGAEEFLEKYKDSAKDSGIIGHFGLGFYSAFMVAEKVEIVTKSYKDEPAVRWICDGSPEFTLEETTDKTDRGTEIILHIADDSIEFLEESKIRELLLKYNKFMPVPIKFGMKKETLPLPEDAAADAKAETVEVDNIINNPTPAWTKAPSELSDADYKEFYHELYPMQFEEPLFNIHLNVDYPFNLTGILYFPKLTNGLNIEKDKIQLYQNQVYVTDEVKGIVPDFLMLLRGVIDSPDIPLNVSRSYLQADGAVKKISSYITKKVADKMVSLFNENREDYEKKWNDIKIVIEYGMISEDKFFDKSDKFALYPTTDGKYYLWSELEEKVKPMQTDKDGNFIILYATNADEQHGYIQSANDKGYEVLLLDSPIVPHLIQKLEQSKDKISFARVDADHINNLIKKEDTAISKLNEDEKESLKKNIEDAVNDKKFSVQVEDLDSSEAPFLITQPEFMRRMKDMQATGGGGMFGMSGFPEMYNLVVNSNSELASEILKIDDAEDKNSKIKYALDLAKLSQNLLKGKDLTDFIQRSYQQLSK from the coding sequence ATGACAAAAGGAAATATTAATGTATCGGTGGAAAATATTTTTCCCTTAATTAAAAAGTTTTTGTACAGCGATCACGAAATATTTTTACGTGAACTGATTTCTAATGCAACGGATGCGACCTTAAAACTGAAACATCTGACAAGCATTGGTGAAATTAAAACCGATTACGGACAACCGAAAATCGAAGTTAAAATTGATAAAGAAGCAAAAACACTCCGCATTATCGATCAGGGAATTGGGATGACCGCGGAGGAAGTTGAGAAATACATCAACCAGGTTGCCTTTTCGGGTGCCGAAGAATTTTTGGAAAAGTATAAAGATTCGGCAAAAGATTCTGGAATTATCGGTCATTTCGGTCTTGGATTTTACTCTGCATTTATGGTTGCAGAAAAAGTGGAAATCGTTACCAAATCCTACAAAGATGAACCGGCGGTTCGGTGGATCTGCGACGGAAGTCCTGAATTTACTTTAGAAGAAACAACTGATAAAACTGACAGAGGAACGGAAATCATTCTTCACATTGCTGATGATTCTATCGAATTTTTAGAAGAGTCCAAAATCCGCGAACTGTTATTGAAATATAACAAATTTATGCCTGTTCCGATTAAATTTGGAATGAAAAAAGAAACGTTGCCTTTGCCGGAAGATGCAGCAGCAGATGCAAAAGCAGAAACGGTAGAAGTCGATAATATCATCAATAATCCAACTCCAGCCTGGACCAAAGCGCCAAGCGAACTGAGTGACGCGGATTATAAAGAATTCTACCACGAGCTGTATCCAATGCAATTCGAAGAGCCTTTATTTAATATTCATTTGAATGTTGATTATCCGTTTAATTTAACCGGAATTCTTTATTTCCCGAAATTAACCAACGGTTTGAATATCGAAAAGGATAAAATCCAGTTGTATCAAAATCAGGTTTATGTAACCGATGAGGTGAAAGGAATTGTGCCAGATTTCTTAATGCTGTTGCGCGGTGTCATCGATTCTCCGGATATTCCGTTGAACGTTTCCCGTTCTTATTTGCAGGCGGACGGTGCGGTGAAGAAAATTTCTTCGTACATCACTAAAAAAGTAGCCGACAAAATGGTTTCTTTATTTAATGAAAACCGCGAAGATTACGAGAAAAAATGGAACGACATCAAAATCGTGATCGAATACGGAATGATTTCAGAAGATAAATTCTTTGATAAATCCGACAAGTTTGCATTATACCCAACTACTGACGGAAAATATTATCTGTGGTCTGAACTGGAAGAGAAAGTAAAACCAATGCAAACGGATAAAGACGGAAACTTTATTATTTTGTACGCGACAAATGCCGATGAACAGCATGGTTACATTCAGTCTGCAAACGATAAGGGTTATGAAGTGTTGCTTTTAGATTCTCCAATTGTGCCGCATTTGATTCAGAAATTAGAGCAGTCGAAAGACAAAATTTCTTTTGCGAGAGTTGATGCAGATCACATCAATAATTTAATTAAAAAAGAAGATACCGCAATTTCCAAATTGAATGAGGATGAAAAAGAATCTTTGAAGAAAAATATCGAAGACGCTGTAAACGACAAGAAATTCTCAGTTCAGGTTGAAGATTTGGACAGTTCAGAAGCTCCGTTTTTAATTACACAACCGGAATTCATGCGCAGAATGAAAGACATGCAGGCGACCGGCGGTGGCGGAATGTTCGGAATGAGCGGTTTCCCGGAGATGTATAATTTGGTCGTGAATTCCAACAGTGAATTGGCTTCTGAAATTTTAAAAATTGATGATGCAGAGGATAAAAATTCTAAAATAAAATACGCTTTAGACTTGGCTAAACTGTCTCAGAATTTATTGAAAGGAAAAGACCTGACTGATTTTATCCAGAGAAGTTACCAGCAGTTGAGTAAGTAG
- the recA gene encoding recombinase RecA, protein MSSIEDKKKALALVLEKLDKTYGKGTVMTLGDASADTSIEVIPSGSLGIDLALGVGGYPRGRVIEIYGPESSGKTTLTLHAIAEAQKLGGIAAFIDAEHAFDRHYASKLGINLDDLIISQPDNGEQALEIADNLIRSGAVDIVVIDSVAALTPKAEIEGEMGDSKMGLHARLMSQALRKLTGTISKTKCTVIFINQLREKIGVMFGNPETTTGGNALKFYASVRIDIRKASAPIKTGDEAVGSRVKVKIVKNKVAPPFKIAEFDIMYGEGVSKTGEILDASVEMGIVKKSGSWFSYGDTKLGQGRDAVRDMLKDNPELSDELEGKIREEIKNKKG, encoded by the coding sequence ATGAGCAGTATCGAAGATAAGAAAAAAGCACTGGCTTTGGTGCTTGAGAAACTAGATAAAACCTACGGAAAAGGAACTGTGATGACCTTAGGAGATGCATCTGCGGATACTTCTATTGAAGTGATTCCGTCTGGATCCTTAGGAATTGATTTAGCTTTAGGAGTGGGCGGTTACCCAAGAGGAAGAGTCATTGAAATTTATGGCCCGGAATCTTCTGGTAAAACAACTTTAACGCTACACGCCATCGCAGAAGCGCAAAAATTAGGAGGTATCGCCGCATTTATTGATGCAGAGCACGCCTTCGACCGTCATTATGCATCGAAGTTGGGAATTAACTTAGATGATCTTATTATTTCACAACCGGATAATGGGGAGCAGGCGTTAGAAATTGCGGATAATTTAATCCGTTCCGGCGCTGTGGATATCGTAGTGATCGACTCTGTAGCAGCCTTGACGCCGAAAGCGGAGATCGAAGGTGAAATGGGCGACTCCAAAATGGGGCTTCACGCAAGATTGATGTCACAGGCTTTAAGAAAGTTAACAGGCACTATTTCCAAAACAAAATGTACCGTAATCTTCATTAACCAGTTGAGAGAAAAAATTGGAGTGATGTTCGGAAACCCTGAAACGACTACAGGTGGGAATGCGTTGAAGTTTTATGCATCCGTAAGGATTGATATCAGAAAAGCAAGTGCGCCGATTAAAACAGGTGATGAGGCGGTTGGAAGTCGTGTGAAAGTGAAGATTGTGAAAAATAAAGTAGCGCCTCCATTCAAAATTGCTGAATTCGATATCATGTACGGTGAAGGAGTTTCTAAAACCGGTGAAATTTTGGACGCGTCAGTGGAGATGGGAATCGTGAAGAAAAGCGGATCCTGGTTCAGCTATGGTGATACCAAATTAGGTCAGGGACGTGATGCGGTAAGAGATATGTTGAAAGACAATCCTGAACTTTCTGATGAACTGGAAGGCAAAATCAGAGAAGAGATTAAAAATAAGAAGGGTTAG
- a CDS encoding deoxyhypusine synthase family protein — protein MSKPITEFIEKYYLHFNSAALVDASKGYVAHLKDGGKMMITLAGAMSTAEIGKILAEMIRQDKVHIISCTGANLEEDLMNLVAHSHYKRVPNYRDLTPQEEWDLMEKGLNRVTDTCIPEEEAFRRLQQHIVEIWKDAEAKGERFFPHEYMYKMILSGVLEQYYEIPRENSWMIAAAEKNLPIVVPGWEDSTMGNIFSSYCIKGELKPSTVKSGIEYMMYLADWYPKNSGGKGVGFFQVGGGIAGDFPICVVPMLYQDMEMTDTPFWSYFCQISDSTTSYGSYSGAVPNEKITWGKLDITTPKFIVESDATICAPLMFSYILENS, from the coding sequence ATGAGTAAACCGATTACGGAATTTATCGAAAAATATTATCTGCATTTTAATTCTGCAGCTTTGGTAGATGCTTCAAAAGGATATGTTGCCCATTTGAAAGATGGCGGAAAAATGATGATTACCCTGGCTGGAGCAATGTCCACGGCAGAGATTGGAAAAATTTTAGCAGAAATGATCCGTCAGGATAAAGTACATATTATTTCATGTACCGGTGCGAATTTAGAAGAAGATCTAATGAATCTGGTAGCACATTCCCATTACAAACGCGTACCGAATTACCGTGATCTGACGCCGCAGGAAGAATGGGATTTAATGGAAAAAGGGCTGAATAGAGTTACAGACACGTGTATCCCGGAAGAGGAAGCGTTCCGAAGATTACAGCAACATATCGTGGAAATCTGGAAAGACGCGGAAGCAAAGGGCGAGCGGTTTTTTCCACATGAATACATGTACAAAATGATTCTGTCAGGCGTTTTGGAGCAGTATTATGAAATTCCGAGAGAGAACTCCTGGATGATCGCTGCGGCTGAAAAAAACTTACCGATTGTGGTTCCGGGTTGGGAAGATTCCACGATGGGAAATATTTTCTCAAGTTATTGTATCAAAGGTGAATTAAAACCTTCTACCGTGAAATCCGGAATTGAATACATGATGTATTTGGCAGATTGGTACCCTAAGAATTCAGGTGGAAAAGGCGTTGGTTTCTTCCAGGTTGGAGGTGGAATCGCCGGTGATTTCCCAATTTGTGTGGTTCCAATGTTGTACCAGGATATGGAAATGACAGATACGCCATTCTGGTCGTATTTCTGTCAGATCTCTGATTCAACGACTTCTTACGGTTCATATTCCGGAGCAGTTCCGAATGAGAAAATCACTTGGGGAAAACTGGACATTACTACACCGAAGTTTATCGTTGAAAGTGATGCAACCATTTGTGCACCGCTGATGTTCTCTTATATTTTGGAGAATTCTTAA
- the arfB gene encoding alternative ribosome rescue aminoacyl-tRNA hydrolase ArfB: MKDFTKEVTYKTSRSSGAGGQNVNKVETSVTVMWNVAESDCFSIEAKEMIFNKLKNRINSEGILQLTVSESRTQLQNKKIATERILEIVKKSLFIPKSRKATKPSRAKIEKRIKAKKQLSEKKENRRFKGE, encoded by the coding sequence ATGAAAGATTTTACCAAAGAAGTCACTTATAAAACTTCCCGCAGCAGTGGCGCTGGCGGTCAAAACGTGAACAAAGTAGAAACTTCGGTAACCGTGATGTGGAATGTAGCAGAAAGTGACTGTTTTTCGATTGAAGCAAAAGAGATGATCTTCAATAAACTCAAAAACCGAATTAACAGTGAAGGAATACTGCAGCTCACGGTTTCTGAAAGCCGTACTCAGCTTCAAAATAAAAAAATCGCAACGGAGAGGATTTTAGAAATAGTCAAAAAATCGTTGTTCATTCCCAAATCCCGAAAAGCAACTAAACCTTCCCGAGCCAAAATTGAGAAAAGAATCAAAGCCAAGAAACAACTTTCTGAAAAGAAGGAAAACCGCAGGTTTAAAGGGGAATAG
- a CDS encoding AMP-binding protein, whose product MNIDFSTNKIPSPTTDFDQRVISFIKDWFDDSETVKVQTSGSTGTPKIFEIEKERMWHSAKMTCDILGLKTGDSALLCLPVEYISGKMMVVRAIERKLNLVIKTPSINPISDLNEEIDFCAMSPLQVENSLEKLHLIKNLIIGGAAVSETLKDKIRQSLKSQISKSKVYETYGMSETLSHIALKEIYPNTEEYFKTLNDIEISLDRRGCLQISAPQLNPETLITNDLVDIKNGKEFKFLGRIDNVINSAGLKIYPEQLESLVKKEMDNELVFLGIADELLGQKLVLIIEGQENSDHVQRLKKIDYPSKNHQPKEIVFIAKFPRIPNGKVDRKELTEIVSNILTK is encoded by the coding sequence ATGAACATTGATTTTTCAACCAATAAAATACCATCTCCAACTACTGACTTTGATCAGCGGGTTATTTCTTTTATCAAAGATTGGTTCGATGATTCAGAGACCGTAAAAGTTCAAACTTCAGGCTCAACAGGAACACCGAAAATTTTTGAGATTGAAAAAGAAAGAATGTGGCATTCGGCAAAAATGACCTGCGATATTTTAGGTTTAAAAACTGGTGATTCTGCCCTACTCTGCCTTCCCGTAGAATATATTTCCGGGAAAATGATGGTCGTCCGGGCGATTGAAAGAAAATTAAATTTAGTTATAAAAACGCCATCAATAAATCCGATAAGTGATTTAAATGAAGAAATTGATTTCTGTGCAATGTCTCCGCTTCAGGTTGAAAACTCACTGGAGAAACTCCATTTAATAAAAAACTTGATTATTGGTGGAGCTGCAGTTTCCGAAACTTTGAAGGATAAAATTCGCCAAAGTCTCAAATCTCAAATCTCAAAATCTAAAGTCTATGAAACCTACGGAATGTCGGAAACGCTTTCCCATATTGCTTTAAAAGAAATCTATCCCAACACTGAAGAGTATTTCAAAACTTTAAATGACATTGAAATTTCTTTAGACCGAAGAGGATGCTTACAGATTTCCGCTCCGCAACTTAACCCGGAAACTCTTATCACGAACGACTTAGTTGATATAAAAAACGGTAAAGAATTTAAATTTTTAGGGAGAATTGACAATGTGATTAATTCCGCCGGTTTAAAAATCTATCCCGAACAACTCGAATCATTGGTCAAAAAAGAAATGGATAATGAACTTGTTTTCTTGGGAATTGCAGATGAATTGCTCGGCCAAAAATTAGTTCTGATTATTGAAGGTCAGGAGAATTCAGATCATGTTCAGCGATTAAAAAAAATTGATTATCCTTCAAAAAATCATCAACCTAAGGAAATAGTTTTTATCGCCAAATTTCCGCGAATCCCCAATGGGAAAGTTGACCGTAAAGAATTAACCGAAATTGTTTCCAATATTTTGACGAAATAG
- a CDS encoding MGMT family protein: protein MNDLFNKQVFEIINMIPKGRVTSYGAIAKAVGYPNHARHVGNALRNYDEDFPAHRVCNASGRITASCIRDFVGKLGKEGVEVKDGKIQNFKKVFWNPLEEL, encoded by the coding sequence ATGAATGACTTATTCAACAAACAGGTTTTCGAAATTATCAACATGATTCCCAAAGGAAGAGTGACCAGTTATGGTGCGATTGCAAAAGCGGTCGGTTATCCGAATCACGCCCGACATGTCGGAAATGCTTTGCGGAATTATGATGAAGATTTCCCAGCACATCGGGTTTGTAATGCATCTGGAAGAATTACGGCCAGCTGTATTCGGGATTTTGTGGGGAAACTAGGAAAAGAAGGCGTAGAAGTGAAAGACGGAAAAATTCAGAATTTCAAAAAGGTGTTTTGGAATCCTTTGGAAGAGTTATAA